The following proteins are co-located in the Primulina tabacum isolate GXHZ01 chromosome 11, ASM2559414v2, whole genome shotgun sequence genome:
- the LOC142518041 gene encoding mitochondrial inner membrane protein OXA1-like → MAYRRGVTARAKLLYQQQQRVIPSFSHIHLDENDRESLPNNPICENPDFLKYFRSRCYGSRSDFSNLHWSRNLFQDRRCVIPPVSGLAFARNMSSTSVGDGAAEKIEIITDVADAFGNKTVELASQTLPVVNEVAVAASDSFLPVAALQYLVDYVHSFTGFGWWASIAVTTLLIRCLQVPLMINQLKATTKSSILKPQLDEIKKDMENRGMSPEAVAEGRTRMKTLFKESGVTPFTPLKGLLISGPIFCSFFFAIRNMVDKVPSFKDGGALWFTDLTATDSMYIFPTLTALIFWITVECNAQEGMEGNASAKIIKNVCRGFAALSIPLTASFPQAIFCYWITSNLFSLTYGLVIKRPKVKKFLGIPELPVPPPSTDKNSGFSFFEAIKKYSDAQKKQLLASSSAPPSENTSNLTNQRIPSTPVLDRRMASLEKEVRGRKKGKKRR, encoded by the exons ATGGCTTATAGGCGGGGCGTCACCGCTCGAGCAAAGCTGCTTTATCAACAGCAACAACGAGTCATTCCTTCATTTTCACATATTCATCTCGATGAAAATGATCGTGAAAGCCTGCCTAATAATCCCATTTGCGAAAACCCTGATTTCCTCAAATATTTCCGCAGCCGTTGTTATGGGTCCAGGAGCGATTTCAGCAATCTTCATTGGTCTAGAAATTTGTTTCAAGACCGAAGATGTGTGATTCCACCTGTTTCTGGGCTGGCTTTTGCGAGGAACATGTCAAGCACGAGCGTTGGAGATGGGGCGGCTGAAAAAATTGAGATTATAACTGATGTGGCGGATGCTTTTGGGAATAAGACTGTTGAACTTGCCTCGCAGACCTTGCCTGTGGTGAATGAGGTCGCAGTTGCTGCCTCAGACTCGTTCTTACCAGTGGCTGCACTCCAGTACTTAGTTGATTATGTGCATAGTTTTACTGGATTTGGTTG GTGGGCATCAATTGCTGTGACAACACTTTTGATTCGTTGCCTTCAGGTTCCCCTTATGATAAATCAGCTCAAGGCCACCACGAAGTCCTCT ATTCTAAAGCCACAATTGGATGAGATTAAGAAAGACATGGAAAATAGG GGTATGAGTCCAGAAGCTGTTGCCGAAGGTCGAACACGGATGAAAACGCTATTCAAAGA ATCTGGTGTTACACCATTCACCCCTTTGAAGGGACTTCTCATTTCAGGTCCCATTTTTTGCTCTTTCTTCTTTGCG ATTAGAAACATGGTGGACAAAGTTCCATCTTTTAAAGATGGTGGAGCACTTTGGTTTACTGATTTGACTGCCACGGATAGCATGTATATTTTCCCCACTTTAACTGCGTTGATATTTTGGATTACTGTGGAG TGCAATGCTCAAGAAGGTATGGAAGGGAATGCATCTGCTAAAATCATCAAGAACGTGTGTAGGGGATTCGCAGCCTTGTCAATCCCTCTTACTGCAAGTTTCCCACAG GCTATATTTTGTTATTGGATTACATCCAACCTGTTTTCCCTGACATATGGATTAG TTATAAAGAGACCTAAGGTGAAGAAGTTCTTGGGTATACCAGAATTGCCAGTGCCGCCAccatcaactgataaaaattcgGGATTTTCATTCTTCGAAGCCATTAAAAAGTACTCCGACGCACAGAAGAAACAGTTGCTAGCATCATCATCAGCACCACCGAGTGAAAATACATCAAACCTTACAAATCAAAGAATACCCTCCACCCCTGTTCTTGATCGAAGGATGGCGAGCTTAGAAAAAGAAGTCAGAGGAAGGAAGAAAGGGAAGAAAAGGCGATGA
- the LOC142518042 gene encoding uncharacterized protein LOC142518042: protein MAMRFLSLTSSSSGCERNWSQFKGIHTKKRYRLETSRLNDLVYVKFNANLSKKKSKREMGGDLLLSSQASEAQGWLVDDGNEDEVEPGLGLTWRMVAEASGADEVLHPRRSARNIPIRELNEDLETSEEENEENVDFESDDERIMDVVDGAYVDDLED, encoded by the exons ATGGCAATGAGGTTTCTCTCTTTGACAAGTAGTTCATCGGGCTGTGAAAGAAATTGGAGTCAATTTAAAGGG ataCATACTAAGAAGAGGTATAGGCTTGAGACATCAAGATTGAATGATCTTGTATATGTCAAATTCAATGCTAATCTTTCGAAGAAGAAGAGTAAAAGAGAAATGGGTGGAGATTTGCTTCTATCCTCTCAAGCTAGTGAAGCTCAAGGTTGGCTTGTTGATGATGGTAATGAAGATGAGGTCGAGCCGGGTTTAGGACTTACTTGGAGAATGGTAGCGGAGGCCTCGGGAGCGGATGAAGTGCTACATCCAAGGAGGAGTGCAAGGAACATCCCCATTAGAGAACTTAATGAAGATTTAGAAACATCGGAGGAGGAGAATGAAGAAAATGTTGATTTTGAGTCCGATGATGAGAGGATCATGGATGTAGTAGATGGTGCATatgtagatgatttggaagattAG